The genomic segment GCCGCCAGTCGGGGAGCTGGTAGATCTGTGGAGACGCGGCAGTCAACTGGGATGGATGGGGCGGGGGCCAGGGCTGCGCTGGGCACAGGGTGCCACCCACCTCCATGGTTCCGTTCTCCCGCACCAGCAGGCACCAGTGGGTGGGCTCAGCCCGGAAGGGGGCAGGGTCCCGGTCAGCAGGGGGCTGGCTGCTCCTGCGGGCCTCCTCCTTGCTGGGGCTGAAGAGGGAGCCCGAGTCCCCGTAGAGCATCTCCTCCTCGTCATCCacagtggggctgggggcggcAGACATGCTGGTCACCGGCAGCCTGCCTCGGGAGCCTGGCCCAGCCTGCACCCGGGCCCCCACACACCTGGTATCTGAGCCCTGACCCTCCACCTCGGAGCCGCTGCGGCCCCCCAACTCATCGCGGGCCCCGCCTAGGCGGCTCTCGGTGGTGAACATGCCGCTGACGTCTCGGTACACACAGAGTGTGATCACCTTGGACTGCtgcggggagaggggcagggctcAGCGGTGGGGCGGGTGGGGGACAGCAGGccctggggcgggggagggggcctaCATGGTGCAGCGGGGGCTTGTGCAGAGCCAGGCGATGGTGGCGGCCCCCGTATGAGTCATTCTTGAGCAGGAACATGGTGACGTGGCCCTCGGCACTCATGATGACCACGTAGGGGTCAGCCACAGCGCACTGCACGATGGGGGAGCCCAGGTCCACAGGGATGAAGTGCAGCTGGTTCACTGCAGACACAGGGTGGTCAGCACAAGCCAACCCTGgaccccctcccccctgcccacCTGGCCCAGCCCACCTCCTTCCAACAGGCGGATGCCAAGGGGCGACACTTGTACGATATAGCGATTGTCCCCAATGTTGCCAGCAAAGACCGTGGGGCCCTGTGTGGCGAAGCCGCTGGTGTCCAGCTCCATGATCTCCTGCCCCGTCTGTAGGATCTGTGGGTGATGGTGGGTGAGTCAACCTCTCTCCAGTGGGACCCCTGTCCCAGGCTGCCGTACGGGCCCTGCCCCTCACCATGGTGGAGTCTTCTCGGCTCAGAATGAGGAACCCGTGTCTCCGCCCATCGTCCTCTGCTTCGGGGGTGCTGGGCTCCTGCTCTGCCACCTCCCCCTTGGGGGTCTCCTCCTGGGAAGGCAGAAGGAGGGCTGGAGTCCCTCCACCAAGCAGAGGAGCTGGGACAGCCAGGCCAGAGCAAGCCCGGGGATGCGCTGTCTGCGCCTGGGCCCTGCCCGCACACAGTCCAGGTGGACAGCACCGCATTACCCACCCCTCGGGCCTCGCCGCCCCGAGCCCACCTACCTGCTCCTTACGCACAGGGGCAATGACCGTCCACATGTCATAGCAGCCAGGGAGCTCAAAGGTTGTGACCACCTGAGGCCGGATGCTCTTCTGGAAGGACATGGGGGTGTCAGCCCACCCAGGCCCCGCAGGGAGGCACCGCCCCTGCCACCCCACACACCTGCAGCACCGACAGGGCCCCATTCTTCCCGTAGCCGGAGCACACGACGACCTCCAGGTCCGGCTCGGGGCTGTTCTGAAACTGCACGACAGGTAGTTAGCACTGACCTCTGCCGTGCAGCCCCCCGACCCCCGCCTCACCCCAGCAGCACCTCTTCAGAGAGGAAGGCGGGCTCGCCCATGGCAGCATTGGCACAGGGTCCAATGTTGAGGATGCTGTCACACACCTGTGGGCACAACAGGGGTCAGGTGGGCAGGCTGGCCGGGGCGGGGGCCCCCTCTGTGTCCGACCTCACCTCAAAGGAGTAAGTGGCAAGCTGTGTGCCCGACTGGGCCTCACTGCCATACACCTCGATCTCATCCACCTCGTCCTGTGGCACCGACTTGCCTCCTACAGCACACGGAAGCCCATGTGAGCCCACCTGGTCGCCgggccccaccctgcccacccctcacctGACAGGCCCTCACCAGACCAGCCCACCGCGGCGTCCACACGCTTCTTCTTCGAGGGAGGCTCTTCCTGTGAGGCAGGAGGGGTGGTGAGCAGCCCTCTGAGGCAGCCCTGCCCAGGGGCCCTATGTCCCCTTGAGCCCCACACCCACCTTGTCAGCAGCCTCTCGGATGGCGCTGGCCGGGGGCTCCTGCAGCTTTTCTGTGTACTTGAGGAGCAGGGAGTTGCCCAGGCGAGAGCCAAGGAACAGGTACCCAGGCTCCATGGTGACCATCTGAGGGCAGGAGGGTGGTGAGGGTGAGGCCAGGCCCGGACCCAGAGCTGCCCCCCGAGACCCAACTCACGCTTGTGGTGAGGACGCTGGCGGCGGCCTTGTCGAAGTGGAAGGCCCGGACACTGCGCATGCCGTCCGTGATGAGGGTGAGCACGTAGCTGCCGGGAGGGGGAGgctgagctgggggcaggggcagggggcccACGTGCCCTGTTGGGGGAGGCCAGGCTCACTGAAGGGGGGACTCACATCTCACCGCCCTTGAGGGAGATGACCATCTTGTCATAGGAGATGAAGGCCGCCTGGGCACAGTCCAGGGTGATCCGCACGCCCTCCTGAGTGCCTGTGGGTGGGAAGAGTCAGCCAGCCTTACCAgaacccctccccacacccccaccccagcccccggccccacccccaacactcACGCAGCGGGAAGGCAGTGGTGCCGGTGGTGAGGCTGTTGAGAGCCACGCCATAAGGGGGTACACTCTGGTTCAGGTACAGCAGTGAGTTGACAGCAAAGATCACCACCCCACCTGGAGGTGGACACGGTGGTGGGCGAGGCCCAAGGCTCTCCATAaccaccccccccgcccccacagccCTCACCTCACCTATGGGCTTGGGCACAGCAAGGGCCTGGGTACAGTCAAAGGGCAGGCTGGTGAGGGACCAGATGACGGGGTGGACCTTCTGCGTGATGTTCAAGGAGATGGCCACAATGGAGCACGTGTCCTGCCGCACAGCCACACGCCTGGGGCCATAGCCTGGtcagtggtggggaggagggtatcCCGACCCCGAGGCGTGCCCCAGCTCCTCCTTCCCCAACAGCCTCCCGGCCGCCCACGGCagccccagcacagagcagggcctCACCCTGGCCAGGTCTGGTTTGGCTCGAACAGGATGAGCAGGGTGGGCTCGTAGTAGCCGTGCAGGAACTGCAGGTCCACGATGTTGAGGAGCTTCTCATCCAGCGCCCGCACGTCGATAATGTAGCTGGGCAGGAAGCTGGACCTCTGCCTGGGGGCAGCGGGCCTCAGCATCGGAGGAGCAGGGGGGGCACCCCTCGTGCGaggcagccccgcccccgccccagcacTCACCCCTCACCCACGAGCCCATCATGCTCCTCAGCCAAACTCTCCCTGCGGAAGGGCAGAACCACCAGCCGCGTGCCGTAGATGAGCATGGCGGCGCAGCGCCCATCGGGGTCCACCCGCACCCGCGGCGTATGCACGTTCTGCACGAACCCatcctgggggcagagggacaTCAGGCAGGCCGCAGGGCAGGTGACCCCATGGGAACAGGGTGGGTAGGCACGCGGCCAAGCCCTACCCGCAGCTCAGGCTCCTCAAAGTAGTGCAGAGACAGGGTCTTCAGGTCGTGGGTGCCTGGGTCGTACTCCACCACCGAAAGCTAGGGGCAGGAGGTGAGAACTGCAGCCCGCCAGCCCACCACGGCACGCAGGACCCCCACCAGGCCTCCCACGCCCACTACCCACCTTGGCATCCTTGAAGCTCAGGAGCAGGGCATCCCGCTTGGCGCCTGCCAGCTGCACACTGGCCATGGACATGACGTTGccgaagaaggagaaggaagccaCCAGCTCCAGCTTCTCCCGGTGCTCCCGGTGGGCCTTCCCCTCTGGGGAGAAGTGGTGGTACAGGTCTGGACCCACCTGGCCCCCAAGCCCAGCCACCCACTGCCTGCTCACCCCGCGCCCACTCACCCGCCCCCGCTCGCCCTGCGCTGGCTCACCTGTGCTCCTGTCATTCTTGGTCTGCGCctgggggaggtgagggagggcaATGAAGGGCCAGACGGCGAACGCTGGCCACCCCGTGGAGGGACAATAGCAAAGACCACCGGCAGCCGGCCCTGTGACCAGGAGCCCTGCCCAAACCCTCACTGTAGTGggcccccagcctgccctgggcTCCTGCTTAGGAACCTCCCCCCCCAGCAGCCACCCCGACACTGCGGGCACTCAGGGTCAGAGGCTTGACAGCCACTCCATGCACCCCCCAACCCACCCTAGCCAGGGCATGGGCGGCACTTCATGAGGTGGGCTTCCAGCCTAAGCGAGGGCTGCCACCAGCTGCCAACGACACGACTGCTACGCTGACCCCACGGTGCCCCTCTGAGCCCGAACCGGGGCCACCACATGGGGCCGCCGCCCTCGCCCTCTCGCCTGTCCCACCAGTACCTGCCCCGGGGCAGGAGGGTGTCTGCAGATGAGCCTGGGGACACTCGAAAACGATACTATACCACAACCCAGCGGTTATTCCAGGAGTGAAAAATCAGTTTACCACAAGAACACCCGTCGCTACGACCCACCACACTAtcagaattaaagagaaaaaccttATGTTGTTTTCAGTGGATACTAAAGACATCTGATAAAAGTTAGACCCATTCACAATAGACATTCTTACTAAGCCAAGGACACAACTTCCTTAGACAAATAGAGGTTATCCACAACAAATCTATACCAATGTCGCCCTCGGACTAAAATGTTCAAGTAGCCCCTCAGTGATGGGGACCAGCCCTGGACACCGTCTCCCCTCACCAGACACAAGGTTAAGACACAGAGACCAACTGCAAGTCCAGACGACGCGGGAGACAGAGCGCAGGTGCAGGTGAGCCGCAGAGCCGTGCGGACACAGTCAGTGGTCTGCAGTGCCCCAGCCACTGCgggaggagggaaggacagaGCCTACGCCTGAGGAAATGTGGACCCCACATGTTCCGAGGGGAAGCGCTAACTTACAGATTCAGGAAGGTCAGCAAaaatatgcatgttcatgtatgactgaaaaactgtgctctacactggaacttgacataacactgtaaaatgactatgactcaataaaaaaatgtaaaaaaaaaaaaaaaaaaaaagtcagcaaatCCCAAAGCAGGTTATACAGAGAAGCCATAGCCACGCACATCACAGCTGGAACAGAAAACCAAGGACAAACGCCATAAGATCGGTCAGAGGGAAGAGACACCGCCTTCAGGAAAACTGATTTCAACAGAAATCACACAGGCCAGAGACAGAGCTTTAAAGAGATGAAAGAAGTCAACCCAGAATTCTAAGCCAGTGAAAACACCCCTCGAAAAGGGAGCCAAAACAAAAACGTTTTCAGACAAACAAGAAAGGAGCAAATTCAGTGCCCACAGAGATGCCACAAGAATCACGGTAGGAGGTTCTTCAGGTGACAACAAAGAACACGACCTTCTGAACAGAGTTAAGCCACAAGCTGCGATGTCGGAAATAGAATgaacagacagagagagagaatggctCATCCTCACCGTAGAAGCCGCTACACAGGGACCAACACTGCAGCCGCCACCACCGCAGACTGGGACCAAAGCCCGCGGCTGAGCTCTGCTGAGACCAGAGAGGAAGGGCCAAGGAGGTGTCTGCAGCCTCACTGCGAGACCCTGCCAGATCCGTGGGGGTCACAAAAGGAAAGCCAGAACCAAGCCACCCACCCAGGGAACTGTCCAGGACACGCCGGCCAGGCCTGGGCCGCCAGCAGTGCCAACATCCGCCCCGGCCCCAAGGCTCTGCCAGAGCCCGCCGTGCTGTCTGGACGCACATGATGTGCTGACCTCTTGGCATGAAGGAGCCTCCTGCCTGCAACTCACCCTCCGGGTCCAGGGGAAGGACAGAGGCTCGGCAGAACGCTCACACTTGGGGCTCTGGGTGCGGTACACAGGAAATCTTTGtgcttttgcaacttttctgagTCTGAGATTATGTAAAACTGAAATGCTAAGAACAACAATAATTTGCAATTATTTGCAGGGCTTCTAACATATGCAGGAGTGAAAGCTATGACAGCGGAACAGAGGGTGGGGTTGGAGGGGGCGGAGGCTTGTTTGAGGAGGTGCATTCAAGCCAGATTGTAATCAATCAAGGAGACCTGTGGGGACGTCTGATTCAACTCAtcagaaaataatacagaatgcACAGCTGAGACCAACAGGGaggtaaaatgaaagaaaaggaaaaagaaagaataaagagaaagacagagaagacaGCACTTCAAACCCAACTACACAAGACAGTACGTGAAATGTGAATAACTGAACACTCAGCTAGAAGACAAAACTGTCAGAATAAGAAACGACACCCAGCTACTTGCTActgagtcactttttttttttaagggaggtaattagatttacttatttacttgatggaggtaccagggatcgaacccaggacctcaatgcgtgctaagcacgctgCTACTGAGTCACCCTAAATATAAGGATACAGGTTTTAAAAACACTCCATGCAAAgacttataaaaagaaagaaagctggggtagccaTGTTTCTTTTGGACAAGATAgatcttaaaacaaaaactattagagATAAAAAGGGGATATTTCATAGCAAAAAGGTCAGTTCAAAAGTAAATTGTAAATCTGTCTTGTAGGTACCTAACACTgtagctttcaaacacacacacacacacacacacacacacacacacacacacacacacacacatgtctcatcatgttcatctttaaaatgatctTGAATATTCTTGACTTGGGGCTCTTCCATGTAAATTTAAGAATCAGATGTTAAATCTAACAAGAAGCCTTACTGCAACTTTGAGAAGGACACTGAATGTCTGGATTCGGGGAGGGGGACATCTCTACAATATTGAGACGTCCCACCCATCACCGTAACACATTTCTATTCACTTGGGAATTTGATTGATTTCAATGAAGTGTTATACACTTCTTTCCTCCTGAAGGTTACCACTGCCCAGCCGTGCACTCCTCCACCTCCCACACGgcttccccaccctcctctccataAAGCAGCACGACCGGCCTCAGCTGCCCCGGGTGGGGCTCACCCAGAGGACTGAGGAACTGGCCTCACTCCACCATCTCCCCTCTCCACcgctctctgcctcctccccacacccacacTGGATTCCCTGGGGCAGATTCAAGCAGCCTCCGGAGGGGGCTCATTACTCATCCTGTGAATTCGGGCTGAGGCTGCTCTGAAGGACAGGCAGTGACAAAAGTGACACGGTGGCCCCAGGTCCGGCCCTGCGAAGCTCCACCACCTCATGGCCGCCTGCCTCAGAAACCAAGCCGGCCCCGTGGAGCAAggggacagacacagagacagacagggacACATGCTTCCAGCCCTTCAGGTCATCCAGTCCAGGCCCAGACCTCACGGAGCAGGGGCCAGGCGTGTGCCCCATCCGAGCTCCCACGGCCTGCAGGTCCGGCACCAGCTGACGCCTCAGGCACCTATCCTGTAGCAGGAAAGAGACTGAACCCGAACCCTCCACCGCTCCagctctccctccatctcctgcTGCCATTCGCTTGACTCTGCTCCAAGAGTTGGTGGCTTTCCCATAAAGGGGCCAAGGGCAAATATCCGACTTGGGCTCTGCCGCTGCATCTGGTCTGCCCGGGACCCTTCTGTGGAATTTGCTGTAAAGCTGTGAAAAGCTTCCTTGGAACTCGGTGGCCTGTGAGGCTGCGGCCGGGAGGCCCCACTCCAGGACTCGTTCCTTTGGTGCAGAAATGTCCCATCTAATTCATCGTAAAAATCCTTCTTTTCCTACCAGTTCCTGCCctgtctccctgcttccctctgcccAAATACCAATGCTCCTTCCCCATCGGGCTCTGAGCTTTGCTGGTCGCACCCCTGCCCGCCACCCGGCTTCCTTGTCCGGAGTCACTGGGGGCCTCCAAGTCTCAGGACCCACACAAGTCTCAGAAACATGGGACCCAGCACCAGGTCCCCGCCCCAACACCGCCTTCCCTGGGCTGCCAGGACACTCTCCCAGGCCACGCTGCCCCCAGCTCATCAATGGCCTCTTCTCTTTTTCCCAACCTTTCAATGCTGGGGCGCCCCAGGGCCCAGGTGGCCATCTTCAGGGTGACCCCAATCAGCTACCGACTCTAAACACCCACAGGCTGAAGACCCAGTGCCAGCTCCCACCAGGGCCCTGCCCCCGACTCCTCCGCAGCGTCCCCACCAGCTATGGAATCAGCCCTCGAAATGTCTGAAGTGGCCGGTGTCCAAGATGCCCCAACAATGCCCGCCTCCCAGGATCCATGTCCTGCAAAGCCCCTCCCACAGCACAGGGCTGGTGACGAGACAGCGTACCATGTGTGGATCAGGTGACCTCATCCTGGGGAGGCCAAGGGTGGGGAACTGAGGCCTCCCCCCAAAGCTAAGAGTGCACGAAATGCCAACCCCAGTGGGGCCTCCGGGGATGCAACCCTGGCTGACCACCAACTGCAACCCATGAGCCACCTGCACAGGGCCACCCAGCCtagcctcacccccaccccaaaccccgGCTTCCTGATCCGCAGAACCTGAGGGCTAAGGCCTGTCACCTGAAGCTTCTGAGTTACAGGGTGATATGTCCTGCAGTAGCAAGTGCCCACACAGTGTCCTGCAGTGAGCCTCTGACCCCTTCCCCACCGCCACCCCACCCACAGCCTTCTCCGCCCCTCTGACCAAAACTCATACTGGCCAAACCTTGGCATTGCCTCGCCCTCCTCCCGTTCACCCCCACATCCTGTCCTGAACCTGACTGCTTCCCAGCTCCTCCACTGCCTGGTGCTGCTCACTGGTctccctgtgcccccaccacgGCCCCACAGTCTCTTCACGGCAACCACAGTGACCCTTGAAAATCACAAGTCAGGTCAGGTCAGGTCACTCCTCTGCCAAAATCTTAACTCCCCATTTGCCTCAGAGTCAGTGCTCAATTCCCACGATGTCCCACCCTCACCCTGTGACCTCTCTAACCCTCTGCTCTCACTTCcccacacacccctcccctttAGCCCTGCTGCCCAAGGGCCTTGGCTCTGCCTGAACCCCACACCCACAGgctctccccagcacctcctcaccTGCTCCAACCCCTCCTTCCCAGGGAGGTGAGTTTTAAGCCACACCGggctccccactccccagtccTATTCGCTTGGTTTCCATGGCACTTTCACCTCCAGCACGTGATTTTACTGGCAGCCTGTGGTCTGTCACCCCCAGAACAAGAGCGCCATGAGGGAGGCTCTCTGTCTGTAGCACTCACCGGTGTCTCCCAAGGCGCCCGAATACCTCGGGCATTTAATAAACGGCTGCTGGAAAGACAGATAAATGAATGCCAGGGGCTGTGACTCATCTGTACAAAACATAATGCTGCAAAACTTCCAGTTTGTCTCTAAAAGTTGACTGAAAACCAGTATCAGACTTATTAAATACAGCAAAGATGCTCTCATTCAATGTGCAACTATACGTATTTGtttgcaaagtttctttttcagttttgacTGAAATTTTTTACAAAAGCTGACCTCAAAACTGCTGCATCACAAAAGCGTGAATAGACTTTCAATGGCACGTATTCAGGCACAAAGCTCTCACCAGGGTTCACATCCTTTGTATCCTGCTTGCTTTACCACGTGTGTTGGTACAGTAGTACTCGCATCTGGCACAAAAACATGTGTCCTAAGGTCGGTGTCAGGAAGGCCGGCCTCCTCCTGGCTGCCCTCTGACTCTGCCTGCCTGCGGCATCAGCCCCTACTCAAATCCTTCAGGGTGGGGACCATGTGGACAACAATCCTGACCACGGtctttcttcctcccaccccacttCCACTCTGCACCCAGGTCCAATTTCACACGCCCTCCCCACTCTCAACTCTTCTGGCCTGaacatcctcccctccccatttCTCATGTCTGGCTCTCATTCAAGAACCAGCCATTCAAGAACAGATGAGAAGCCGCTTCTTGCAAGAAGCTCCCCGGACAAAACCTCACACCTCCAGCAACCCAAGCACCCCTATATGTCCTCTACAGGCGGGTTCATCACACTCCTAAACTCCTACCAACAATCTGACACCACCCTAGGGCCTAGCCTTTTTCCTTTTACTCCTGACAAACTCCTACCCTGCCTGAAGGAGGTTCCTCTGATCAGTCAACTGGAAACATACTggaaaatattcattcattccctcctCTATTTCCTCA from the Camelus bactrianus isolate YW-2024 breed Bactrian camel chromosome 25, ASM4877302v1, whole genome shotgun sequence genome contains:
- the CPSF1 gene encoding cleavage and polyadenylation specificity factor subunit 1 isoform X2, with translation MYAVYKQAHPPTGLEFSMYCNFFNNSERNLVVAGTSQLYVYRLNRDAEAQTKNDRSTEGKAHREHREKLELVASFSFFGNVMSMASVQLAGAKRDALLLSFKDAKLSVVEYDPGTHDLKTLSLHYFEEPELRDGFVQNVHTPRVRVDPDGRCAAMLIYGTRLVVLPFRRESLAEEHDGLVGEGQRSSFLPSYIIDVRALDEKLLNIVDLQFLHGYYEPTLLILFEPNQTWPGRVAVRQDTCSIVAISLNITQKVHPVIWSLTSLPFDCTQALAVPKPIGGVVIFAVNSLLYLNQSVPPYGVALNSLTTGTTAFPLRTQEGVRITLDCAQAAFISYDKMVISLKGGEIYVLTLITDGMRSVRAFHFDKAAASVLTTSMVTMEPGYLFLGSRLGNSLLLKYTEKLQEPPASAIREAADKEEPPSKKKRVDAAVGWSGGKSVPQDEVDEIEVYGSEAQSGTQLATYSFEVCDSILNIGPCANAAMGEPAFLSEEFQNSPEPDLEVVVCSGYGKNGALSVLQKSIRPQVVTTFELPGCYDMWTVIAPVRKEQEETPKGEVAEQEPSTPEAEDDGRRHGFLILSREDSTMILQTGQEIMELDTSGFATQGPTVFAGNIGDNRYIVQVSPLGIRLLEGVNQLHFIPVDLGSPIVQCAVADPYVVIMSAEGHVTMFLLKNDSYGGRHHRLALHKPPLHHQSKVITLCVYRDVSGMFTTESRLGGARDELGGRSGSEVEGQGSDTSPTVDDEEEMLYGDSGSLFSPSKEEARRSSQPPADRDPAPFRAEPTHWCLLVRENGTMEIYQLPDWRLVFLVKNFPVGQRVLVDSSSGQPTTQGEARKEEATRQGELPLVKEVLLVALGSRQRRPYLLVHVDQELLIYEAFPHDSQLGQGNLKVRFKKVPHNINFREKKPKPSKKKAEGGSAEEGAGVRSRVARFRYFEDIYGYSGVFICGPSPHWLLVTGRGALRLHPMGIDGPIDSFAPFHNVNCPRGFLYFNRQGELRISVLPAYLSYDAPWPVRKIPLRCTAHYVAYHVESKVYAVATSTNTPCTRIPRMTGEEKEFETIERDDRYIHPQQEAFSIQLISPVSWEAIPNARIELEEWEHVTCMKTVSLRSEETVSGLKGYVAAGTCLMQGEEVTCRGRILIMDVIEVVPEPGQPLTKNKFKVLYEKEQKGPVTALCHCNGHLVSAIGQKIFLWSLRASELTGMAFIDTQLYIHQMISVKNFILAADVMKSISLLRYQEESKTLSLVSRDAKPLEVYSVDFMVDNAQLGFLVSDRDRNLMVYMYLPEAKESFGGMRLLRRADFHVGAHVNTFWRTPCRGAAEGPSKKSVVWENKHITWFATLDGGIGLLLPMQEKTYRRLLMLQNALTTMLPHHAGLNPRAFRMLHVDRRVLQNAVRNVLDGELLNRYLYLSTMERGELAKKIGTTPDIILDDLLETDRVTAHF
- the CPSF1 gene encoding cleavage and polyadenylation specificity factor subunit 1 isoform X1, translating into MYAVYKQAHPPTGLEFSMYCNFFNNSERNLVVAGTSQLYVYRLNRDAEAQTKNDRSTEGKAHREHREKLELVASFSFFGNVMSMASVQLAGAKRDALLLSFKDAKLSVVEYDPGTHDLKTLSLHYFEEPELRDGFVQNVHTPRVRVDPDGRCAAMLIYGTRLVVLPFRRESLAEEHDGLVGEGQRSSFLPSYIIDVRALDEKLLNIVDLQFLHGYYEPTLLILFEPNQTWPGRVAVRQDTCSIVAISLNITQKVHPVIWSLTSLPFDCTQALAVPKPIGGVVIFAVNSLLYLNQSVPPYGVALNSLTTGTTAFPLRTQEGVRITLDCAQAAFISYDKMVISLKGGEIYVLTLITDGMRSVRAFHFDKAAASVLTTSMVTMEPGYLFLGSRLGNSLLLKYTEKLQEPPASAIREAADKEEPPSKKKRVDAAVGWSGGKSVPQDEVDEIEVYGSEAQSGTQLATYSFEVCDSILNIGPCANAAMGEPAFLSEEFQNSPEPDLEVVVCSGYGKNGALSVLQKSIRPQVVTTFELPGCYDMWTVIAPVRKEQEETPKGEVAEQEPSTPEAEDDGRRHGFLILSREDSTMILQTGQEIMELDTSGFATQGPTVFAGNIGDNRYIVQVSPLGIRLLEGVNQLHFIPVDLGSPIVQCAVADPYVVIMSAEGHVTMFLLKNDSYGGRHHRLALHKPPLHHQSKVITLCVYRDVSGMFTTESRLGGARDELGGRSGSEVEGQGSDTSPTVDDEEEMLYGDSGSLFSPSKEEARRSSQPPADRDPAPFRAEPTHWCLLVRENGTMEIYQLPDWRLVFLVKNFPVGQRVLVDSSSGQPTTQGEARKEEATRQGELPLVKEVLLVALGSRQRRPYLLVHVDQELLIYEAFPHDSQLGQGNLKVRFKKVPHNINFREKKPKPSKKKAEGGSAEEGAGVRSRVARFRYFEDIYGYSGVFICGPSPHWLLVTGRGALRLHPMGIDGPIDSFAPFHNVNCPRGFLYFNRQGELRISVLPAYLSYDAPWPVRKIPLRCTAHYVAYHVESKVYAVATSTNTPCTRIPRMTGEEKEFETIERDDRYIHPQQEAFSIQLISPVSWEAIPNARIELEEWEHVTCMKTVSLRSEETVSGLKGYVAAGTCLMQGEEVTCRGRILIMDVIEVVPEPGQPLTKNKFKVLYEKEQKGPVTALCHCNGHLVSAIGQKIFLWSLRASELTGMAFIDTQLYIHQMISVKNFILAADVMKSISLLRYQEESKTLSLVSRDAKPLEVYSVDFMVDNAQLGFLVSDRDRNLMVYMYLPEAKESFGGMRLLRRADFHVGAHVNTFWRTPCRGAAEGPSKKSVVWENKHITWFGEDLPEAADAAECAHHHAASPCWPQPPCLPDAARGPARPTERCAQCPGRGAAQPLPVPEHHGAWRAGQEDWHHA